One genomic segment of Melospiza georgiana isolate bMelGeo1 chromosome 21, bMelGeo1.pri, whole genome shotgun sequence includes these proteins:
- the LOC131092068 gene encoding histone H3.3A, which yields MARTKQTARKSTGGKAPRKQLATKAARKSAPSTGGVKKPHRYRPGTVALREIRRYQKSTELLIRKLPFQRLVREIAQDFKTDLRFQSAAIGALQEASEAYLVGLFEDTNLCAIHAKRVTIMPKDIQLARRIRGERA from the exons ATGGCCCGTACAAAGCAGACCGCCCGCAAGTCCACCGGGGGGAAGGCGCCGCGCAAGCAGCTGGCCACGAAGGCGGCCCGGAAAAGCGCCCCCTCTACCGGCGGCGTCAAGAAGCCTCACCGCTACAG GCCGGGAACCGTCGCGCTCCGTGAGATCCGTCGTTATCAGAAATCTACGGAGCTGCTGATCCGCAAGCTGCCCTTCCAGCGGCTGGTCAGGGAAATCGCCCAAGATTTCAAGACAGATTTGAGGTTCCAGAGTGCGGCCATCGGTGCTCTGCAG GAGGCCAGCGAGGCATATCTGGTGGGTCTGTTTGAAGACACAAACCTGTGTGCCATCCATGCCAAGAGAGTCACCATCATGCCCAAAGATATCCAGTTGGCTCGCAGGATACGGGGAGAGAGGGCTTAA